Part of the Pseudarthrobacter sp. NBSH8 genome is shown below.
GTCGATGACGCCGCGGGCCTCGTCCAGGGTCCGCACGAACGGGATCATCAGCTTGACGTTGGTCAGGCCCATCTCGTTGCGGACGAAGGACAGGGCCTCGCACTCCAGGTCGAAGCAGTCCCGGAAGGACGGCTCCAGGTACCGTGAGGCGCCGCGGAAGCCGAGCATCGGGTTCTCTTCGTGCGGCTCGTAGGCCGGCCCGCCGATGAGGTTGGCGTACTCGTTGGACTTGAAGTCGGACATGCGCACAATCACCGGCTCCGGCGCGAAGGCCGCCGCGATGGTGGACACGCCTTCAGCCAGCCGCTTGATGTAGTACTCGCGAGGACTGTCGTAGGCGGAGATCCGTTCCCGGATTTCCGCGGCCACGTCCGCCGGCTGGCTGTCCAGGTTCAGGAGCGCCTTGGGGTGGATGCCGATCTGGCGGTTGATGATGAATTCCAGCCGGGCCAGGCCCACCCCGTGGTTGGGCAGCTGCGCGAATGTGAACGCCTGCTCCGGGGTACCCACGTTCATCATGACCTTGACCGGGGCCTCGGGCAGCTCGGTGATGGCGGTTTCCTCGATGCTGAAGTCCAGGAGCCCTTCGTAGATGGTGCCGGTCTCGCCGTCGGCGCAGGAAACGGTCACCTCGAGGCCGTCGGTGAGGGAATCCGTGGCACTTCCGGTGCCGACGACGGCGGGAATCCCCAGTTCGCGGGCGATGATGGCCGCGTGGCACGTGCGTCCGCCGCGGTTGGTGACGATGGCGGAGGCCCGCTTCATGATCGGTTCCCAGTCCGGGTCGGTCATGTCCGCGACCAGGACGTCGCCGGTCTTGAAGGCGGCCATCTGGTCGATCGCGGTGAGGATGCGGACGCTGCCGGCACCGATGCGCTGTCCGATCGCGCGGCCCTCGGCCAGCACCCGGCCGGTTCCGTTGAGGCGGAAGCGGCTCAGGCTGCCGGCGGCCCGGCGGGACTGCACGGTCTCCGGGCGTGCCTGCAGGATGTACAGGCCGCCGTCGATCCCGTCCTTGCCCCATTCGATGTCCATGGGGCGGCCGTAGTGGGTCTCGATGGCGACGGCGTGCCGGGCGAGCTGCTCGACGTCGTCGTCGCTGAGGCTGAAGCGGTTCCGGAGCGAGGCCTCCACCGGCACGAAGTCGATGGTGCGGCCGATCTCGCGGCTCTCCGTGTAGGTCATCTGGAGGGCCTTCTCACCCAGGCCGCGCTTGAGGATGGCGGGGCGGCCGGCCTGCAGTGCAGGCTTGTAGACGTAGAACTCATCCGGGTTCACGGCGCCCTGGACCACGGCCTCGCCCAGGCCGTAGGAGGACGTGACGAACACGGCGTCCTGGAAACCGGACTCGGTGTCCATGGTGAACATCACGCCGGAGGCCCCGACGTCGGAGCGCACCATCCGCTGGATGCCGGCGGAGAGTGCCACCTCGGCGTGTTCGAACTTGTGGTGCACGCGGTACGCGATGGCGCGGTCGTTGTAGAGGGACGCGAACACGTCCTTGATGGCGATCAGGATGTTCTCGATGCCGCGGACGTTCAGGAAGGTTTCCTGCTGCCCGGCGAAGGAGGCATCCGGGAGGTCTTCCGCGGTCGCGCTGGAACGGACGGCCCAGGACAGGTCCTCGGAGCCCCCGTGCTTGTCCACCAGCTGCTGGTAGGAGTTCCGGATCTGCGCCTCGAAGTCCGGCCGGAAGGGCGTCTCGCGCATCAGCGTCCGGATTTCCTGGCCCGCCGCGGCGAGGGCCGTTACATCATCGGTGTCCAGGCCAACCAGCCGGTCCACGATCTTCTGGTCCAGGCCCGAATCAGCCAGGAAGCTCCGGTACGCGTCGGCTGTTGTGGCGAAGCCGTCCGGCACCTGCACGCCGGCGGAGGTCAGGTTCTGCACCATCTCCCCGAGGGAGGCATTCTTGCCGCCTACCCGGTCCAGGTCCTTGAGTCCGAGTTCTGAGAACCACAGTATGTCTGTCGTCATGGTTGCTGCTCCTTTGCAGATGCTGGCATGCGGGGGCGCCGCCCCGCTCGCGGCTGTAGCCGGTTGGTGGGCGCGAATCCTGTCTACAGTGACAGGTTCAGAGCGCGCTTCCAACATGATGTGCGCCACACAGGGCTTGTGAAAATTTT
Proteins encoded:
- the ppsA gene encoding phosphoenolpyruvate synthase, whose amino-acid sequence is MTTDILWFSELGLKDLDRVGGKNASLGEMVQNLTSAGVQVPDGFATTADAYRSFLADSGLDQKIVDRLVGLDTDDVTALAAAGQEIRTLMRETPFRPDFEAQIRNSYQQLVDKHGGSEDLSWAVRSSATAEDLPDASFAGQQETFLNVRGIENILIAIKDVFASLYNDRAIAYRVHHKFEHAEVALSAGIQRMVRSDVGASGVMFTMDTESGFQDAVFVTSSYGLGEAVVQGAVNPDEFYVYKPALQAGRPAILKRGLGEKALQMTYTESREIGRTIDFVPVEASLRNRFSLSDDDVEQLARHAVAIETHYGRPMDIEWGKDGIDGGLYILQARPETVQSRRAAGSLSRFRLNGTGRVLAEGRAIGQRIGAGSVRILTAIDQMAAFKTGDVLVADMTDPDWEPIMKRASAIVTNRGGRTCHAAIIARELGIPAVVGTGSATDSLTDGLEVTVSCADGETGTIYEGLLDFSIEETAITELPEAPVKVMMNVGTPEQAFTFAQLPNHGVGLARLEFIINRQIGIHPKALLNLDSQPADVAAEIRERISAYDSPREYYIKRLAEGVSTIAAAFAPEPVIVRMSDFKSNEYANLIGGPAYEPHEENPMLGFRGASRYLEPSFRDCFDLECEALSFVRNEMGLTNVKLMIPFVRTLDEARGVIDLLAENGLVRGENGLEVIMMCEIPSNALLADDFLDYFDGFSIGSNDMTQLALGLDRDSAIVSGGFDERDPAVKKLLSMAIKACKERGKYVGICGQGPSDHADFAEWLVGEGIDSVSLNPDTVVDTWLRLAGTAVTS